Proteins encoded together in one Phyllostomus discolor isolate MPI-MPIP mPhyDis1 chromosome 6, mPhyDis1.pri.v3, whole genome shotgun sequence window:
- the FGF3 gene encoding fibroblast growth factor 3, giving the protein MGLIWLLLLTLLEPGWLAGTGARLRRDAGGRGGVYEHLGGAPRRRKLYCATKYHLQLHPSGRVNGSLENSAYSILEITAVEVGVVAIKGLFSGRYLAMNRRGRLYASESYNAECEFVERIHELGYNTYASRRYRSGPGGPAPRRRPSAGRLWYVSVNGKGRPRRGFKTRRTQKSSLFLPRVLDHKDHEMVRLLQSEAGLPGGPPEPPGTGIQPWRRRQRQRIQAGA; this is encoded by the exons ATGGGCCTGATCTGGCTTCTGCTGCTCACCCTCTTGGAGCCGGGCTGGTTGGCGGGCACCGGGGCGCGGCTGCGGCGCGATGCGGGCGGCCGCGGCGGCGTCTACGAGCACCTTGGCGGGGCACCCCGGCGCCGCAAGCTCTACTGCGCCACGAAGTACCACCTCCAGCTGCACCCGAGCGGCCGCGTCAACGGCAGCCTGGAGAACAGCGCTTACA gCATCCTGGAGATCACGGCTGTGGAGGTCGGCGTTGTGGCCATCAAGGGACTCTTCTCGGGACGCTACCTGGCCATGAACAGGAGGGGACGGCTCTACGCTTCG GAGAGCTACAACGCCGAGTGTGAGTTTGTGGAGCGGATCCACGAGCTGGGCTACAACACCTACGCCTCCCGGCGGTACCGCTCGGGCCCCGGCGGGCCTGCGCCCCGGCGCCGGCCCAGCGCCGGGAGGCTGTGGTACGTGTCCGTCAACGGCAAGGGCCGGCCCCGCCGGGGCTTCAAGACGCGCCGCACGCAGAAGTCGTCGCTGTTCCTGCCCCGCGTGCTGGACCACAAGGACCACGAGATGGTGCGGCTGCTGCAGAGCGAGGCCGGGCTCCCCGGCGGCCCGCCCGAGCCGCCCGGCACCGGCATCCAAccctggcggcggcggcagcggcagagGATCCAGGCAGGCGCTTAG